A genomic window from Balaenoptera acutorostrata chromosome 20, mBalAcu1.1, whole genome shotgun sequence includes:
- the CISD3 gene encoding CDGSH iron-sulfur domain-containing protein 3, mitochondrial, with protein MGGAGALLRPAALKLNQRRDITSWLARWFPQTPAKSVVALKTPIRVELVAGKTYRWCVCGHSKKQPFCDGSHFFKRTGLSPLKFKAKETRVVALCTCKATQKPPYCDGTHRSERVQKAEVGSPL; from the exons ATGGGCGGCGCGGGGGCGCTCCTGAGGCCGGCGGCCCTG AAGCTGAACCAGAGACGGGACATCACCTCCTGGCTG GCCCGATGGTTCCCCCAAACCCCAGCCAAGTCCGTGGTGGCCCTAAAAACACCCATCAGGGTGGAGCTGGTGGCTGGGAAAACCTacaggtggtgtgtgtgtggccacAGCAAGAAGCAG CCCTTCTGTGATGGCTCCCACTTCTTCAAACGCACTGGCCTATCCCCACTCAAGTTCAAGGCCAAGGAGACCCGTGTGGTGGCGCTCTGTACCTGCAAGGCCACCCAGAAGCCCCCATATTGCGATGGCACCCACAGGAGTGAGCGGGTGCAGAAGGCAGAAGTGGGCTCCCCACTCTGA
- the PCGF2 gene encoding polycomb group RING finger protein 2 isoform X1 — translation MHRTTRIKITELNPHLMCALCGGYFIDATTIVECLHSFCKTCIVRYLETNKYCPMCDVQVHKTRPLLSIRSDKTLQDIVYKLVPGLFKDEMKRRRDFYAAYPLTEVPNGSNEDRGEVLEQEKGALSDDEIVSLSIEFYEGVRDREEKKGPLENGDGDKEKQTGVRFLRCPAAMTVMHLAKFLRNKMDVPSKYKVEVLYEDEPLKEYYTLMDIAYIYPWRRNGPLPLKYRVQPACKRLTLPTAPTPSEGTNTSGASECESVSDKAPSPATLPATSSSLPSPATPSHGSPSSHGPSAPHPTSPTPPATAGGATTAANGGTSNCLQTPPSTSRGRKMTVNGAPVPPLT, via the exons ATGCATCGGACCACACGGATTAAAATCACCGAGCTGAACCCTCACCTCATGTGTGCCCTCTGCGGGGGGTACTTCATCGACGCCACTACCATCGTGGAGTGCTTGCATTCCT tcTGCAAAACCTGCATTGTGCGCTACCTGGAGACCAACAAGTACTGCCCCATGTGCGACGTACAGGTGCACAAAACCCGGCCGCTGCTGAGCATCAG ATCTGACAAAACCCTTCAAGACATCGTCTACAAATTGGTCCCTGGGCTTTTTAAAG ATGAGATGAAACGGAGGCGGGATTTCTATGCAGCCTACCCCCTGACAGAAG TTCCCAACGGCTCCAACGAGGACCGTGGTGAGGTCCTGGAGCAGGAGAAGGGGGCTCTGAGCGACGACGAGATTGTCAGCCTCTCCATCGAGTTCTACGAAGGCGTCAG GGACCGGGAAGAGAAGAAGGGCCccctggaaaatggggatggtGACAAGGAGAAA CAGACAGGGGTGCGCTTCCTGCGATGCCCAGCAGCCATGACTGTCATGCATCTCGCCAAGTTTCTCCGCAACAAGATGGATGTGCCCAGCAAGTACAAG gTTGAGGTTCTCTATGAGGACGAGCCGCTGAAGGAATACTATACCCTCATGGACATTGCCTACATCTACCCCTGGCGGCGG aATGGCCCTCTCCCCCTCAAGTATCGCGTCCAGCCAGCCTGCAAGCGGCTCACCTTGCCCACAGCGCCCACCCCCTCCGAGGGCACCAATACCAGCGGGGCGTCTGAGTGTGAGTCAGTCAGCGACAaggctcccagccctgccaccctgccggccacctcctcctccctgcccagcccagccaccCCCTCCCATGGCTCTCCCAGCTCCCATGGCCCCTCGGCCCCCCACCCgacctcccccactccccccgcGACAGCCGGTGGGGCCACCACAGCTGCCAACGGGGGCACCTCGAACTGCCTGCAGACACCACCTTCCACCAGCAGGGGGCGCAAGATGACTGTCAACGGAGCTCCCGTGCCCCCCTTAACTTGA
- the PCGF2 gene encoding polycomb group RING finger protein 2 isoform X2: MHRTTRIKITELNPHLMCALCGGYFIDATTIVECLHSFCKTCIVRYLETNKYCPMCDVQVHKTRPLLSIRSDKTLQDIVYKLVPGLFKDEMKRRRDFYAAYPLTEVPNGSNEDRGEVLEQEKGALSDDEIVSLSIEFYEGVRDREEKKGPLENGDGDKEKTGVRFLRCPAAMTVMHLAKFLRNKMDVPSKYKVEVLYEDEPLKEYYTLMDIAYIYPWRRNGPLPLKYRVQPACKRLTLPTAPTPSEGTNTSGASECESVSDKAPSPATLPATSSSLPSPATPSHGSPSSHGPSAPHPTSPTPPATAGGATTAANGGTSNCLQTPPSTSRGRKMTVNGAPVPPLT; this comes from the exons ATGCATCGGACCACACGGATTAAAATCACCGAGCTGAACCCTCACCTCATGTGTGCCCTCTGCGGGGGGTACTTCATCGACGCCACTACCATCGTGGAGTGCTTGCATTCCT tcTGCAAAACCTGCATTGTGCGCTACCTGGAGACCAACAAGTACTGCCCCATGTGCGACGTACAGGTGCACAAAACCCGGCCGCTGCTGAGCATCAG ATCTGACAAAACCCTTCAAGACATCGTCTACAAATTGGTCCCTGGGCTTTTTAAAG ATGAGATGAAACGGAGGCGGGATTTCTATGCAGCCTACCCCCTGACAGAAG TTCCCAACGGCTCCAACGAGGACCGTGGTGAGGTCCTGGAGCAGGAGAAGGGGGCTCTGAGCGACGACGAGATTGTCAGCCTCTCCATCGAGTTCTACGAAGGCGTCAG GGACCGGGAAGAGAAGAAGGGCCccctggaaaatggggatggtGACAAGGAGAAA ACAGGGGTGCGCTTCCTGCGATGCCCAGCAGCCATGACTGTCATGCATCTCGCCAAGTTTCTCCGCAACAAGATGGATGTGCCCAGCAAGTACAAG gTTGAGGTTCTCTATGAGGACGAGCCGCTGAAGGAATACTATACCCTCATGGACATTGCCTACATCTACCCCTGGCGGCGG aATGGCCCTCTCCCCCTCAAGTATCGCGTCCAGCCAGCCTGCAAGCGGCTCACCTTGCCCACAGCGCCCACCCCCTCCGAGGGCACCAATACCAGCGGGGCGTCTGAGTGTGAGTCAGTCAGCGACAaggctcccagccctgccaccctgccggccacctcctcctccctgcccagcccagccaccCCCTCCCATGGCTCTCCCAGCTCCCATGGCCCCTCGGCCCCCCACCCgacctcccccactccccccgcGACAGCCGGTGGGGCCACCACAGCTGCCAACGGGGGCACCTCGAACTGCCTGCAGACACCACCTTCCACCAGCAGGGGGCGCAAGATGACTGTCAACGGAGCTCCCGTGCCCCCCTTAACTTGA
- the PSMB3 gene encoding proteasome subunit beta type-3, whose amino-acid sequence MSIMSYNGGAVMAMKGKNCVAIAADRRFGIQAQMVTTDFQKIFPMGDRLYIGLAGLATDVQTVAQRLKFRLNLYELKEGRQIKPYTLMSMVANLLYEKRFGPYYTEPVIAGLDPKTFKPFICSLDLIGCPMVTDDFVVSGTCTEQMYGMCESLWEPNMDPEHLFETISQAMLNAVDRDAVSGMGVIVYIVEKDKITTRTLKARMD is encoded by the exons ATG TCTATTATGTCCTATAACGGAGGGGCCGTCATGGCCATGAAGGGGAAGAACTGTGTGGCCATTGCTGCCGACAGGCGCTTCGGGATCCAGGCCCAGATGGTGACCACGGACTTCCAGAAGATCTTTCCCATGGGCGACCGGCTGTACATTGGCCTGGCCGGGCTCGCCACCGACGTCCAGACAGT TGCCCAGCGCCTCAAGTTCCGGCTGAACCTGTATGAGCTGAAGGAAGGTCGGCAGATCAAGCCTTACACTCTCATGAGCATGGTGGCCAACCTCTTGTACGAGAAACG GTTTGGGCCCTACTACACTGAGCCGGTCATTGCTGGATTGGACCCGAAGACCTTTAAGCCCTTCATTTGCTCTCTAGACCTTATCGGCTGCCCCATGGTGACTGATGACTTTGTAGTCAGTGGTACCTGCACTGAACAAATGTACGGGATGTGCGAGTCCCTCTGGGAGCCCAACATG GATCCAGAACACCTGTTTGAAACCATCTCACAAGCCATGCTGAATGCTGTGGACAGGGATGCAGTGTCAGGCATGGGAGTCATTGTCTACATCGT TGAGAAGGACAAAATCACCACGAGGACACTGAAGGCCCGAATGGACTAA